In a genomic window of Helianthus annuus cultivar XRQ/B chromosome 10, HanXRQr2.0-SUNRISE, whole genome shotgun sequence:
- the LOC110885092 gene encoding uncharacterized protein LOC110885092: MIFEAGQTQLKVSSKSRIQNIVGDTIPTNSQLENHSGSLLEVSICTFFLYVYGTFMTNKISKLVSDGLILSSIPQVWNGRSEHLGNDFLRLLDCFTTDFHSRSFTGQEESVSHRVVNEELICSIRKANTSWEQGKCSNYIWRLDEHTWILCSYCGKNQILVD, from the exons ATGATATTTGAGGCGGGACAAACTCAACTGAAAGTTAGCTCCAAATCAAGAATTCAAAACATTGTTGGAGATACCATCCCTACAAATTCTCAACTGGAAAATCATTCAGGTAGCCTATTAGAAGTTTCCATATGCACGTTCTTCCTGTATGTGTATGGAACATTTATGACCAATAAGATCTCTAAACTTGTTTCGGATGGTTTGATCTTGTCGTCTATTCCACAAGTCTGGAATGGAAGAAGTGAGCATTTGGGGAATGACTTTTTGAGACTGCTGGATTGCTTTACAACTGATTTCCATTCAAGATCATTCACTGGTCAGGAAGAGTCAGTCAGTCACAGAG TGGTCAATGAAGAGTTGATTTGTTCAATTCGAAAAGCAAATACTTCATGGGAACAAGGAAAGTGTAGTAATTATATATGGCGTTTGGATGAACATAcctggatcctatgcagttattGCGGTAAAAATCAGATATTGGTCGACTGA
- the LOC110885091 gene encoding pentatricopeptide repeat-containing protein At1g05600, with amino-acid sequence MSIRWPRVLTPTYLSQIIQNQKNPLKALRIFNEARNRYPDYRHNGPVYATMINILGTSNRIADMKQVIDQMKEDSCECQDSVFSTSIRAYAKAGMLNEAISLFKNLDQFNCVNWTESFNTILKIMVKESKLESTHHLFLENFGKWEVKSRTRSLTWLIDVLCEKKRSDLALQVFQEMNSQYSYPTRETYQVLMKGLCEDGRINEAIHLLYSMFWKISRRGSGEDVLVYKILLDTLCAYGHVDEASDILNKVLRKGLKAPKKKRTQLDFNMCRNGRDIESAKSLVNNALIKGVIPSYESYNAMAVQLYADGDINSAERVVQEMHDQGFKPQVVIYEAKVTALCKQSMINEAEKVITEDMVEGNCVPTVKLYNILIKGLCSDGKSTRALGFLNKMCRQSGCVPNKETYAVLVDGLCDDGSFSEASQLLEKMLVNSYWPDTDTFSRVITGLCLMGRPYEAVVWLEEMVSQEKIPEHSAWASLVGSVIYDTVGIDVLSEILYS; translated from the coding sequence ATGAGTATCAGATGGCCGCGGGTATTAACACCGACATACCTTTCTCAAATCATTCAGAACCAAAAGAACCCATTAAAAGCTCTCCGTATCTTTAATGAAGCAAGAAACAGATATCCAGATTACCGTCACAATGGCCCCGTATATGCCACCATGATCAACATCCTTGGCACGTCAAACCGGATCGCTGATATGAAACAAGTAATTGATCAGATGAAAGAGGATTCATGCGAGTGCCAAGattcagtcttttcaacttcaattagAGCGTATGCAAAAGCGGGAATGCTGAATGAAGCCATATCACTGTTTAAGAATCTGGATCAGTTCAACTGTGTGAATTGGACAGAATCTTTTAATACCATACTTAAGATAATGGTGAAAGAATCTAAACTTGAATCCACTCATCATCTTTTTCTCGAGAATTTCGGAAAATGGGAAGTGAAATCTCGAACCCGTTCACTAACCTGGCTGATTGATGTTCTTTGTGAAAAGAAACGCTCTGATCTTGCGCTACAAGTTTTCCAAGAAATGAATTCTCAATACAGTTATCCGACCCGTGAAACCTATCAGGTATTAATGAAAGGGTTATGTGAAGATGGAAGAATTAACGAAGCGATTCATTTATTATATTCAATGTTCTGGAAAATTTCAAGAAGAGGTAGTGGTGAAGATGTGTTGGTGTATAAAATCCTGTTGGATACTTTATGTGCATACGGGCATGTTGACGAAGCATCCGATATTCTAAATAAGGTTTTGAGAAAAGGTTTAAAAGCACCTAAGAAGAAACGTACGCAGCTCGATTTTAACATGTGTCGAAACGGTAGAGACATAGAAAGTGCTAAAAGTTTAGTTAATAACGCGCTTATTAAAGGTGTGATTCCCAGTTACGAAAGCTATAACGCGATGGCGGTTCAACTTTACGCAGACGGTGATATTAACAGTGCAGAGAGAGTGGTTCAAGAAATGCATGACCAAGGGTTTAAACCACAGGTGGTGATTTACGAAGCTAAAGTGACGGCTTTATGCAAACAGAGTATGATTAACGAGGCGGAAAAGGTGATCACAGAAGATATGGTGGAGGGAAACTGTGTTCCAACCGTTAAATTGTATAATATATTGATTAAAGGTCTTTGTTCTGACGGGAAATCCACACGGGCTCTCGGGTTTTTGAACAAGATGTGTAGGCAGTCGGGTTGTGTTCCTAATAAGGAGACGTATGCTGTATTGGTGGATGGTCTTTGTGATGATGGGAGTTTTAGTGAAGCAAGTCAGCTTTTGGAGAAAATGCTGGTCAACTCTTATTGGCCGGATACTGATACTTTTAGTAGAGTTATTACGGGTCTTTGCTTGATGGGTAGACCGTATGAAGCGGTTGTATGGTTGGAAGAGATGGTTAGCCAAGAAAAGATACCCGAACATTCTGCATGGGCTTCACTGGTTGGTTCGGTTATTTATGACACCGTTGGTATTGACGTCTTGTCGGAAATATTGTATTCATAA